A window from Streptomyces sp. NBC_00271 encodes these proteins:
- a CDS encoding energy-coupling factor ABC transporter ATP-binding protein, with product MVLRVDSLSHRYPNGTTALADVSLTVRAGERVAVVGPNGAGKSTLARHLIGIARPTSGTVTVDGRDAAGLEIAELARSVGFVFQNPDDQLHAATVAKEVGFGPRNLGFPAERRTALTQWALQVTGLTGEANSHPRHLSFGERKRVAFASVLAMDTPIIVLDEPTTGQDHRSLVLLEELIEDLHERGKTIIAITHDTDFCAENFDRVVVLSEGRVRWDGPVERWLEGDRSPSMSAFEQPQMARLGRRLGWPAPVATVDSFLDQLTDHAAAR from the coding sequence ATGGTGCTGCGCGTCGACTCCCTCTCCCATCGCTATCCGAACGGAACGACCGCGCTCGCGGACGTCTCGCTCACCGTCAGGGCCGGCGAACGTGTGGCGGTCGTGGGTCCCAACGGGGCGGGCAAGAGCACGCTGGCCCGGCACCTGATCGGCATCGCCCGCCCCACGTCGGGGACGGTCACGGTGGACGGTCGCGATGCCGCCGGGCTCGAGATCGCCGAGCTGGCCCGCAGCGTGGGCTTCGTGTTCCAGAACCCGGACGACCAGCTGCACGCCGCCACGGTGGCCAAGGAAGTCGGCTTCGGCCCCCGCAACCTCGGCTTCCCTGCCGAGCGCCGGACCGCCCTCACGCAGTGGGCACTGCAGGTCACCGGTCTGACCGGGGAGGCGAACAGTCATCCCCGTCATCTGTCGTTCGGCGAGCGCAAACGGGTCGCCTTCGCCTCGGTCCTCGCGATGGACACCCCGATCATCGTCCTGGACGAACCCACCACCGGCCAGGACCACCGCTCCCTCGTCCTGCTCGAAGAACTCATCGAAGACCTGCACGAGCGGGGAAAGACGATCATCGCCATCACCCATGACACGGACTTCTGCGCGGAGAACTTCGACCGGGTCGTCGTCCTGTCCGAAGGCCGCGTGCGGTGGGACGGTCCCGTGGAGCGCTGGCTGGAGGGAGACAGGAGCCCGTCGATGTCCGCCTTCGAACAGCCCCAGATGGCCCGACTCGGCCGACGACTCGGCTGGCCCGCACCCGTCGCCACGGTCGACAGCTTCCTGGACCAGCTGACCGACCACGCCGCGGCTCGGTGA
- a CDS encoding energy-coupling factor ABC transporter ATP-binding protein: MIEFRDFSLTYPTGSRPALQDIDLTVPRGQFCAVAGADGAGKTTLAGVISGVVPQMTGGETTGSARVGGRLLAQTQPSELVGEVGLVMQNPFNQLSGARFSLREELAFGLENLGVERAEMIRRVDRVMADLRLTPLADLSPYEISGGQQQLLAIGSALVMRPAVLVLDEPTSQLDAVATGMVFEVLETLRAQGVTVILFEHRLERPARCADRVLILNEGRIAADGPPTDVLTDPRLTEWGVAPLRYTTAARRAAGRGLWESDRPLPVTLEAAAEGFTASLKSTRTAGGM; this comes from the coding sequence GTGATCGAATTCAGGGACTTCTCCCTCACCTATCCGACCGGCTCCCGACCCGCCCTCCAGGACATCGATCTCACTGTGCCGCGTGGCCAGTTCTGTGCCGTGGCCGGCGCCGACGGCGCGGGCAAGACCACCCTCGCGGGAGTCATCAGCGGCGTCGTCCCGCAGATGACCGGCGGCGAGACCACGGGATCGGCACGGGTGGGTGGGCGGCTGTTGGCGCAGACGCAGCCGTCCGAACTCGTCGGCGAAGTCGGCCTGGTCATGCAGAATCCGTTCAACCAGCTGTCGGGAGCACGGTTCTCGCTGCGCGAGGAGCTCGCCTTCGGTCTGGAGAACCTCGGCGTCGAGCGGGCCGAGATGATCCGACGCGTCGATCGGGTCATGGCCGACCTGAGGCTCACCCCCCTGGCCGACCTCTCCCCGTACGAAATCTCCGGGGGGCAGCAGCAGCTTCTGGCCATCGGATCGGCGTTGGTGATGAGACCGGCCGTCTTGGTGCTCGACGAACCGACCTCACAGCTCGACGCGGTGGCGACCGGCATGGTGTTCGAGGTGCTGGAGACCCTCCGGGCGCAGGGCGTCACCGTCATCCTGTTCGAGCACCGGCTGGAACGGCCGGCCCGGTGCGCGGACCGCGTCCTGATCCTGAACGAGGGGCGGATCGCCGCAGACGGGCCGCCGACCGATGTCCTCACCGACCCCAGGCTCACGGAGTGGGGAGTGGCCCCGCTGCGCTACACCACGGCCGCACGCCGCGCCGCGGGGCGCGGCCTGTGGGAGTCGGACCGCCCGCTGCCGGTGACCCTGGAGGCGGCGGCGGAAGGATTCACCGCCTCGCTGAAGAGCACGAGAACCGCCGGAGGCATGTGA
- a CDS encoding energy-coupling factor transporter transmembrane component T family protein, which yields MHRLNPLTKLTFAVTVTVSAFALTMTWWPLLLFCATVLPMVMISGTLRKFVPMLLALWVPVALTVYLIQGFFYPDTHRVVAEIGPLELKYEGLVFATQTALRLLALMGGFFLLLLTTQPGALMSAMTQRGMSPKTVYVVSAALQIAPALTTRAQGIMHAQQARGLPVTGLRGRVRALVPMAGPLILGALTEVGDRAVAMETRGFGTTRRPTYLTEVPDTAAQRGARTVMGLCALTAVVTNVLGVLR from the coding sequence GTGCACCGGCTGAATCCGCTCACCAAGCTGACCTTCGCGGTCACTGTCACCGTATCCGCATTCGCCCTCACCATGACCTGGTGGCCGCTGCTGCTCTTCTGCGCCACGGTACTTCCCATGGTGATGATTTCAGGAACCCTGCGTAAATTCGTGCCCATGCTTCTTGCCCTGTGGGTGCCCGTCGCGCTCACGGTTTACCTGATTCAGGGCTTTTTTTATCCGGACACTCACCGGGTGGTGGCTGAAATCGGCCCCCTGGAATTGAAATATGAGGGCCTGGTTTTTGCCACGCAGACCGCACTGCGTCTCCTCGCGCTCATGGGGGGATTCTTCCTGCTTCTCCTCACCACGCAACCCGGCGCGCTGATGAGCGCGATGACACAGCGCGGCATGTCGCCGAAGACCGTCTACGTCGTCTCGGCCGCCCTGCAGATCGCGCCCGCCCTCACCACCCGGGCCCAGGGCATCATGCACGCCCAGCAGGCGCGCGGCCTGCCGGTCACGGGGCTGCGCGGCCGGGTCCGGGCCCTGGTTCCGATGGCCGGGCCGCTGATCCTCGGTGCCCTCACGGAAGTGGGGGACCGTGCGGTGGCCATGGAGACCCGGGGTTTCGGCACCACCCGCCGCCCCACGTATCTGACCGAGGTGCCGGACACCGCGGCACAGCGGGGCGCCCGGACCGTCATGGGACTGTGCGCGCTCACCGCCGTCGTCACCAACGTACTCGGAGTGCTCCGGTGA
- a CDS encoding thymidylate synthase: MANYQSFADSYTAGLRDVLADGNDVDSVRDPLSKASGFGQNDRPYRELLAYQSRIADPTSCLAVTPHLPVNLSYCFGLLAWSLDGRNDVDTPAYYRRGAHEYSDDQHTLSGAFGHRLLTSRGNQLEEVVGRIERDPAHRRAFALVLQPEDNFRQSREYPCAVGVHLFLRDGALTWITVMRAQQALTVLPYDAFLFMGMQQYAASLLNVPSGPYIHQSGTFHFYENEVELARKVTEAPVEAVALPAFPGTPDGGRETARELIDFERRLRLAAQSGDVSTVDEIATHKANTEFADVARACLATHAYRKLGDTTSLVTSPASNGGVANLIAAI, encoded by the coding sequence ATGGCCAACTACCAGTCGTTTGCGGATTCCTACACGGCCGGGCTGCGCGACGTACTCGCGGACGGCAATGACGTGGACTCGGTGCGCGATCCGCTCTCCAAAGCCTCGGGTTTCGGCCAGAACGACCGTCCGTATCGTGAGCTCCTGGCCTACCAGAGCCGTATCGCCGACCCGACCTCCTGTCTCGCGGTCACCCCGCACCTTCCGGTCAATCTCTCCTACTGCTTCGGTCTGCTCGCCTGGTCCCTGGACGGCCGCAACGACGTCGACACCCCGGCGTACTACCGCCGCGGCGCCCATGAGTACTCGGACGACCAGCACACGCTGAGTGGTGCTTTCGGCCATCGGCTGCTGACCTCCAGGGGCAACCAACTGGAGGAAGTGGTCGGCCGTATCGAGCGCGACCCCGCCCACCGGCGTGCGTTCGCCCTGGTGTTGCAGCCCGAGGACAATTTCCGCCAGTCGCGGGAGTACCCGTGCGCCGTGGGCGTCCACCTCTTCCTCAGGGACGGCGCGCTCACCTGGATCACCGTCATGCGAGCCCAGCAGGCGCTGACGGTCCTGCCGTACGACGCCTTCCTCTTCATGGGGATGCAGCAGTACGCGGCTTCGCTGCTGAACGTCCCGAGCGGCCCGTACATACACCAGTCGGGGACCTTCCACTTCTACGAGAACGAGGTGGAGCTGGCCCGGAAGGTCACCGAAGCGCCGGTCGAGGCCGTGGCGCTGCCCGCGTTCCCGGGCACCCCGGACGGCGGCCGGGAGACCGCGCGCGAACTCATCGACTTCGAGCGGCGGCTTCGGCTCGCGGCACAGTCGGGCGACGTCTCCACCGTGGACGAGATCGCCACGCACAAGGCGAACACCGAGTTCGCCGACGTGGCCCGGGCCTGCCTGGCCACCCACGCCTACCGCAAGCTGGGCGACACGACGTCGCTCGTGACCAGCCCGGCGTCGAACGGTGGCGTCGCGAACCTCATCGCCGCGATCTGA
- a CDS encoding B12-binding domain-containing radical SAM protein, whose product MRTTIRTPLKPHRPDAAAPGGKVTELVVRRRRLFTAYPGEARFTYPVMAALVPVATSRGGEVAYPGDPMCLYSALTLTIQRSVARLSAGLPEEPSLDDVCPDWGHCPDDDYRRTANGPRTTLIADSRTTDGHVFDPRIWDEVAQERFIAELRALQPKVLLLSAVSAAHRYALEMAELAKAHAPHCVVVLGGRHADETMKYRDADGTADFSWSSTVEVVRDGRAAQVVDFVVAGDGAPLLDLLLRALSLTVTPGFGPTDNAAVLDALALVADAEETLRGSGTIVGLCPGEAVVVPVRGERLGSAELPSPYEAFSIRARFGVFTEAGSHPLGSRTAHMMTLDSCPFKCTFCSESIQVSQRPTRFAVSETEHVAQRVRRLMDWGAEAVFFDDPVFWGGNWKAITEFCQDLLRQGTDLPGGTRLEWGGQLTVDVVLNRAKADEVHAALDLMRRSGCTYIYIGIESMAESVMAHVGKNLLRRNPEAWVGKVREALAIIRGHGIRVGSSVLFGLDGESRETIEETIEQIGRLIDDELLVMASPNILTYHPGTAITAAHGQDRLDYHSRKDNRPPYTYFEEAYPEVVSQLLTEDDIWYIHKSAAERWGTVRNSAAEPLTEAAR is encoded by the coding sequence GTGAGGACAACGATTCGTACCCCGCTGAAGCCGCACCGTCCGGACGCGGCGGCACCAGGCGGGAAAGTGACGGAACTCGTCGTCCGGCGGCGCCGGTTGTTCACGGCGTACCCGGGCGAGGCCCGGTTCACCTATCCGGTCATGGCCGCCCTGGTCCCGGTGGCGACCAGCAGAGGCGGGGAGGTCGCCTATCCGGGTGATCCGATGTGCCTGTACTCGGCACTGACCCTCACCATCCAGCGCTCGGTGGCCCGCCTGAGCGCGGGGCTGCCCGAGGAGCCGTCCCTCGACGACGTCTGCCCCGACTGGGGGCACTGCCCGGACGACGACTACCGCCGCACGGCGAACGGGCCGCGGACCACGCTGATCGCCGACAGCCGGACCACCGACGGCCACGTCTTCGACCCCCGCATCTGGGACGAGGTGGCCCAGGAGCGGTTCATCGCCGAGCTCCGCGCGCTCCAGCCCAAGGTCCTCCTGCTCAGCGCGGTGTCGGCGGCCCACCGGTACGCCCTGGAGATGGCCGAGCTGGCCAAGGCCCACGCACCCCACTGCGTCGTCGTCCTCGGCGGCCGGCACGCCGACGAAACGATGAAGTACCGCGACGCCGACGGCACGGCGGACTTCTCCTGGAGCAGCACGGTGGAGGTCGTGCGCGACGGCCGCGCGGCTCAGGTCGTCGACTTCGTGGTCGCCGGTGACGGCGCACCCCTGCTCGACCTGCTGCTGCGCGCCCTGTCCCTGACGGTCACGCCCGGCTTCGGTCCGACCGACAACGCGGCGGTGCTCGACGCCCTCGCGCTGGTCGCCGACGCCGAGGAAACACTCCGCGGTTCGGGCACGATCGTGGGCTTATGCCCCGGTGAGGCCGTGGTGGTGCCGGTGCGGGGCGAGCGACTCGGCTCGGCCGAACTCCCTTCGCCGTACGAGGCGTTCTCCATCCGCGCGCGCTTCGGCGTCTTCACCGAGGCGGGCAGCCACCCCCTCGGCAGCCGTACGGCGCACATGATGACGCTGGACTCCTGCCCGTTCAAATGCACCTTCTGCTCGGAGAGCATCCAGGTCTCCCAGCGGCCCACCCGCTTCGCGGTGAGCGAGACCGAGCACGTGGCACAGCGCGTCCGCCGGCTCATGGACTGGGGCGCGGAAGCCGTGTTCTTCGACGACCCGGTGTTCTGGGGCGGGAACTGGAAGGCGATCACCGAGTTCTGCCAGGACCTGCTGCGCCAGGGCACGGACCTCCCCGGCGGCACCCGCCTGGAGTGGGGCGGACAGCTCACCGTCGACGTGGTGCTCAACCGTGCCAAGGCCGACGAGGTGCACGCTGCGCTCGACCTGATGCGCCGCAGCGGCTGCACCTACATCTACATCGGCATCGAGAGCATGGCCGAGAGCGTGATGGCCCACGTGGGCAAGAACCTGCTGCGCCGTAACCCCGAGGCCTGGGTGGGCAAGGTGCGCGAGGCACTCGCGATCATCCGGGGCCACGGCATCCGGGTCGGCAGCTCGGTCCTCTTCGGTCTGGACGGCGAGAGCCGGGAGACCATCGAGGAGACGATCGAGCAGATCGGCCGGCTGATCGACGACGAACTGCTCGTCATGGCCAGCCCCAACATCCTCACCTACCATCCGGGTACGGCGATCACCGCCGCACACGGCCAGGACCGACTGGACTATCACTCGCGCAAGGACAACAGGCCCCCGTACACGTACTTCGAGGAGGCCTATCCGGAGGTCGTCTCCCAACTGCTCACCGAGGACGACATCTGGTACATCCACAAGTCCGCGGCCGAGCGCTGGGGCACCGTCCGCAACAGCGCGGCCGAGCCGCTGACCGAGGCGGCCAGATGA
- a CDS encoding SAM-dependent methyltransferase, protein MLDVDRKSYWGDYYSYFPALARYIPLGEYARRVQPRACVLGVSDGKFALPLLRAGWQVVGVESDDLFLNGGELDLVDGHHDIVGLRQRLAAEGLEDRCTVVEQDYMTLPAEGDFQLVLGSGLWSMPPNRAHTMEALVHHAMDMVAPGGLFFGEYLIGLNDDERSCGYYPTATEMERIVTRPGWELFENADLGIRGESHLGYEQWHYHRYAAAIAHRMPPPREPAREK, encoded by the coding sequence GTGCTTGACGTCGATCGCAAGAGTTACTGGGGCGACTACTACTCCTACTTCCCCGCCCTGGCCCGCTACATCCCGCTCGGCGAATACGCCCGGCGCGTCCAGCCGCGCGCCTGCGTCCTGGGCGTCTCCGACGGCAAGTTCGCCCTGCCCCTGCTGCGCGCGGGCTGGCAGGTCGTCGGCGTGGAGAGCGACGACCTCTTCCTCAACGGCGGTGAACTCGACCTCGTCGACGGCCACCACGACATCGTGGGCCTGCGCCAACGGCTCGCCGCCGAGGGCCTGGAGGACCGGTGCACCGTGGTGGAGCAGGACTACATGACCCTGCCTGCCGAAGGCGACTTCCAACTGGTACTGGGCAGCGGCCTGTGGTCGATGCCGCCCAACCGGGCCCACACGATGGAAGCACTCGTCCACCACGCGATGGACATGGTCGCTCCGGGCGGACTCTTCTTCGGCGAGTACCTGATCGGGCTCAACGACGACGAGCGGAGTTGCGGCTACTACCCGACGGCCACCGAGATGGAGCGGATCGTCACCCGGCCCGGCTGGGAGCTGTTCGAGAACGCCGACCTGGGCATCCGCGGCGAGAGCCACCTCGGCTACGAGCAGTGGCACTACCACCGGTACGCGGCCGCCATCGCCCACCGCATGCCGCCGCCCCGTGAGCCCGCTCGGGAGAAGTGA
- a CDS encoding HAD family hydrolase: MTGTHLSGCPRIRGDSRPAVVVTDLDGTLLLSDGSVSERAVAALRAVAAQGTRVVFATARPAWSARRLLSAASGLGAFLVSSNGAVVSDLDGGGVRRIRAMTPATVRAEIATLGQRPWAVDREHDRLIGPGWPDILASGAGTALRVADVPDGSPVLCLMVHIDSAAPPAALGVRGPVRWTSSGPGLLEVSAPEADKVSAVASVLAGLGIGWDRVVAFGDAPNDTGLLAAAGLGVAVANASADVREAADALTACNDDDGVAAWLEGMCLCHV; the protein is encoded by the coding sequence GTGACCGGAACGCATCTCAGCGGCTGTCCCCGCATCCGGGGGGACAGCCGCCCGGCTGTCGTGGTCACCGATCTCGACGGCACACTGCTGCTGTCCGACGGCAGCGTGAGCGAGCGCGCGGTGGCGGCGCTGCGCGCGGTCGCCGCACAGGGGACCCGCGTCGTCTTCGCGACGGCCCGCCCGGCCTGGTCCGCCCGCCGGCTGCTGTCCGCCGCGTCCGGCCTGGGCGCCTTCCTGGTGTCGTCGAACGGCGCCGTCGTCAGCGATCTGGACGGCGGGGGCGTACGACGGATCCGGGCGATGACACCCGCCACCGTCCGCGCCGAGATCGCGACGCTGGGGCAGCGCCCCTGGGCCGTGGACCGGGAGCACGACCGACTGATCGGCCCCGGCTGGCCCGACATCCTGGCGAGCGGTGCCGGGACGGCCCTGCGCGTCGCTGACGTGCCGGACGGCTCGCCGGTGCTGTGCCTGATGGTGCACATCGATTCCGCCGCTCCGCCTGCGGCACTCGGGGTGCGGGGGCCGGTGCGGTGGACCTCCTCGGGGCCGGGACTGCTGGAGGTGTCGGCCCCGGAGGCGGACAAGGTGTCCGCGGTGGCCTCGGTCCTCGCCGGCCTCGGCATCGGCTGGGACCGGGTCGTAGCCTTCGGCGACGCGCCCAACGACACGGGGCTGCTCGCCGCCGCGGGCCTCGGCGTGGCCGTCGCGAACGCGAGCGCGGACGTACGCGAGGCCGCCGACGCCCTCACCGCGTGCAATGACGACGACGGCGTGGCCGCCTGGTTGGAGGGAATGTGTCTGTGCCACGTGTGA
- a CDS encoding adenylate kinase, which produces MPRVKTLAEARRVWIVGGPGCGKSTLARALAEQRGIPPVTLDALFWGPAWTPVPTEVFLAGVERELTADTWVVDGQFAASVEAFAHRADCVVWTDPPLRVTWPRLLRRTVRRWIRREELWGGVRETFWTVVGPRSILWYAVQVRNSQRLANQRLFDELSDTGILLLHTRDSDVRSLLK; this is translated from the coding sequence GTGCCACGTGTGAAGACCCTTGCGGAGGCCCGCCGGGTGTGGATCGTGGGTGGTCCCGGCTGCGGCAAGTCGACCCTCGCCCGCGCCCTCGCCGAACAACGTGGCATCCCGCCCGTCACGCTCGACGCCCTCTTCTGGGGACCGGCCTGGACACCGGTGCCCACGGAGGTCTTCCTCGCCGGTGTCGAACGGGAACTGACGGCCGACACCTGGGTCGTCGACGGTCAGTTCGCCGCGAGCGTCGAGGCCTTCGCCCACCGAGCGGACTGCGTGGTGTGGACGGATCCGCCGCTGCGTGTCACCTGGCCGCGCCTGCTGCGCCGTACCGTACGGCGCTGGATACGCCGTGAGGAACTCTGGGGCGGCGTCCGGGAAACGTTCTGGACCGTCGTCGGCCCCCGGTCCATCCTCTGGTACGCCGTGCAGGTCCGCAACTCCCAACGGCTCGCCAACCAGAGGCTGTTCGACGAGCTCAGCGACACCGGCATCCTGCTCCTGCACACGCGCGACAGCGATGTGCGCTCTCTGCTGAAATGA
- a CDS encoding GNAT family N-acetyltransferase, translating into MHVSSYDSVDQLPAAEWDALVIGGTIYSSSGFAGVRAEELPPGAAARYLLARDAQGTPVAGAEAYAFTRPPHLLYTPADLLAGLIDDERHAQLAARPMVFGAGWSEFRGQLPGREGATAQERAQAVQALTARTLDFARTAEADVLGYYYLPRAEALEVAEAHAEDGAVVLYHDVETVLPVGLWQNLDDYFAWLPSGRRPRARRERRDFGRSGRTIREVSLPEVVKEIAPLNSALMRKHGHAYGEERAAAVYDRQGRHLGDRSTLLLDEDAGQPIGFALRYRHGDTLYARVAGFDYSVPNVADYFNLVFYHPIESGAGRTVRAIHLGLGTFQAKLARGAQPHPLYSVFVGVDRPLAADGTKVRERNRAEAEAFGAEYGQYVVGGLNTDDWLL; encoded by the coding sequence ATGCACGTCTCCTCGTACGACTCCGTTGACCAGCTGCCGGCGGCGGAATGGGATGCTCTGGTGATCGGCGGAACGATCTACTCCAGCAGCGGCTTCGCCGGTGTACGCGCGGAGGAGTTGCCGCCCGGAGCCGCCGCCCGCTATCTGCTGGCGCGTGACGCGCAGGGAACGCCGGTCGCGGGAGCCGAGGCGTACGCGTTCACTCGTCCGCCGCACCTGCTCTACACCCCCGCCGACCTGCTCGCCGGTCTGATCGACGACGAGAGGCATGCCCAACTCGCTGCCCGGCCCATGGTGTTCGGCGCGGGCTGGTCGGAGTTCCGCGGCCAACTGCCGGGCCGCGAGGGAGCGACGGCACAGGAGCGCGCGCAGGCGGTGCAGGCGCTCACCGCGCGGACCCTCGACTTCGCCCGAACCGCCGAAGCGGACGTGCTCGGGTACTACTACCTGCCCCGGGCGGAGGCGCTGGAGGTCGCCGAGGCCCATGCCGAGGACGGGGCGGTGGTCCTCTACCACGACGTGGAGACGGTCCTGCCCGTCGGTCTGTGGCAGAACCTGGACGACTACTTCGCCTGGCTGCCCTCCGGCCGACGGCCCCGGGCCCGGCGGGAGAGAAGGGACTTCGGCCGCAGCGGGAGGACCATCCGCGAGGTCTCCCTCCCCGAAGTCGTCAAGGAGATCGCCCCGCTCAACAGCGCGCTGATGCGCAAGCACGGACACGCGTACGGCGAGGAGCGCGCGGCAGCGGTGTACGACCGCCAGGGCCGCCACCTCGGCGACCGCAGCACGCTCCTCCTGGACGAGGACGCCGGGCAGCCCATCGGTTTCGCGCTGCGCTACCGGCACGGCGACACGCTCTACGCGCGCGTGGCTGGTTTCGACTACTCGGTGCCCAACGTGGCCGACTATTTCAACCTGGTCTTCTACCACCCCATCGAGTCGGGCGCCGGTCGTACCGTGCGGGCGATCCACCTCGGTCTGGGCACCTTCCAGGCGAAGCTGGCGCGCGGCGCCCAGCCGCATCCCCTGTACAGCGTGTTCGTGGGAGTGGACCGGCCGTTGGCGGCGGACGGGACGAAGGTCCGCGAGCGCAACCGGGCCGAGGCGGAGGCGTTCGGCGCCGAGTACGGCCAGTACGTGGTGGGTGGGCTGAACACCGACGACTGGCTGCTGTGA
- a CDS encoding phytanoyl-CoA dioxygenase family protein, translated as MSLLHPIHGNRSRGMYDHSGLTAEEVELLPSEKDVRLYSERGWYLSEKLLTDAEVDALTDASERYYAGQRDRELPKRPDRLADWTPADGDVQRNNDYIHYQDETMRKILRKPIIGAVAARLAQTPGIRVFQATLIYKPPIAEEKSNIVSWHFDKYFWPTCSSDEMLTAFIPFHDCTEESGTITMVNGSHRWRHRHGAARPVGDPQDVGRDYLLNGDAERNGAVVEKVPVHIPKGHMTFHHCLLYHGSGANRSPRPRRAISFHLQDGTNTYRDHTLSDGRQEPYKHDFLVRRTAAGQPDYSDPEFCPVLWPVGEPGGPEASLTGE; from the coding sequence ATGTCGCTGTTGCACCCCATTCACGGTAACAGGAGTCGCGGAATGTACGACCATTCAGGACTTACCGCCGAGGAAGTCGAACTGCTCCCGTCCGAGAAAGATGTCCGGCTTTATTCGGAGCGTGGCTGGTATTTGTCGGAGAAGCTGCTCACCGACGCCGAAGTGGACGCCCTGACCGACGCGAGCGAGCGCTACTACGCTGGTCAGCGCGATCGGGAGCTTCCGAAACGGCCGGACCGACTGGCCGACTGGACCCCCGCCGACGGAGATGTCCAACGCAACAACGACTACATCCACTACCAAGACGAAACGATGAGGAAAATCCTGAGGAAACCCATCATCGGGGCGGTGGCCGCCCGCTTGGCACAGACTCCTGGAATACGCGTCTTCCAGGCCACACTGATCTACAAGCCGCCCATCGCCGAAGAGAAGTCGAACATTGTCTCCTGGCACTTCGACAAGTATTTCTGGCCCACCTGCTCGTCGGACGAAATGCTCACCGCCTTCATTCCGTTCCACGACTGCACCGAGGAGTCGGGCACGATCACCATGGTGAACGGAAGCCACCGCTGGCGGCATCGGCACGGCGCCGCCCGGCCGGTCGGTGATCCTCAGGATGTGGGGCGCGACTATCTCCTGAACGGTGACGCGGAGCGAAACGGCGCCGTGGTCGAGAAGGTTCCGGTGCACATTCCCAAAGGACACATGACCTTCCACCACTGCCTCCTCTACCACGGCAGCGGCGCCAACCGCAGTCCCCGGCCGCGCCGGGCCATCTCCTTCCATCTCCAGGACGGGACGAACACCTACCGCGACCACACCCTGTCCGACGGCCGGCAGGAGCCCTACAAACACGATTTCCTGGTCCGCAGGACTGCCGCCGGTCAACCGGACTACTCCGACCCGGAGTTCTGCCCGGTGCTGTGGCCCGTCGGCGAGCCCGGCGGCCCGGAGGCCTCCCTCACAGGGGAGTGA